A region from the Myripristis murdjan chromosome 23, fMyrMur1.1, whole genome shotgun sequence genome encodes:
- the hmga2 gene encoding high mobility group protein HMGI-C produces the protein MSGRGDEAGESSGSQEPAGAPEPQKRRPGRPRKPQKEPSGEPVPKRPRGRPKGSKNKGPSKAAQKKAEATGEKRPRGRPRKWGTWRVEIYEVWPEVQEAEWKNLTPPKGIYVWYSPNNQGFLLESREYCLLLVKS, from the exons ATGAGTGGACGCGGGGACGAGGCTGGGGAAAGCTCAGGCTCTCAGGAGCCTGCAGGGGCCCCGGAGCCCCAGAAGAGGAGGCCCGGGAGACCGAGGAAGCCCCAGAAA GAGCCGAGTGGAGAGCCTGTCCCCAAGCGACCGAGGGGCCGCCCCAAAGGAAGCAAGAACAAGGGCCCTTCCAAGGCAGCGCAAAAG AAAGCCGAGGCTACTGGGGAGAAAAGGCCCAGGGGGCGACCCAGGAAATGG GGAACTTGGAGAGTGGAGATCTATGAAGTATGGCCAGAGGTTCAGGAGGCTGAGTGGAAAAACTTGACACCACCCAAGGGCATTTATGTTTGGTACTCACCAAACAACCAAGGCTTTCTACTAGAATCAAGGGAATACTGTCTCCTCCTTGTCAAATCATGA